One genomic window of Mucilaginibacter sp. SJ includes the following:
- a CDS encoding restriction endonuclease subunit S produces MIDEKELPKDWEIVALGDIVEKMTNGASVQQFEEKNGYPISRIETIWNQTIDLDRVKYIKENDPAFVEKYAIRENDILFSHINSDPHLGKTAIFKLKNFTLIHGINLLLIRASQKVYADYLNYQLIYLRRTGIFARIAQKSVNQSSINQAKLKKLEIILPPLNEQYRIVEKIEELFSELDKGIENLKAAQKQLKVYRQAVLKWAFEGKLTDGNVKDGELPEGWQLKRIADMADVNPKIPNKGSIPDSMDVQFLPMKLVEEVSGKINLTELRLYGEVKKGYTPFINDDVIFAKVTPCMENGKIAVVDKLRNGIGFGSSEFHVIRSKGEVKSQYLFNFLVQERFRSEAENSMTGAVGLRRVPKQFIENYLLPVPPDNVQDLVIQEIESRLSVCDKIEETITNSLQQSEALRQSILKKAFEGKLVKAEIKSLYKPKNTYFYQMQLLGIVAAASKEKGINHGEMTIAKYAYLLDKVYQIPTYYDYKRWHLGPYPPEIKKAINNAKFFTKKNNAIEVKDIDTLTKYTYPYSDKLKDAVDDLSDIFARYTGNERPHQIELLATVCKVIEDIQSTDLKTIRASMTEWKIDLATTRFKNKAEKFSEEETEKCLKLINNKGWHLKLLRNE; encoded by the coding sequence ATGATTGACGAAAAAGAATTGCCGAAAGATTGGGAAATTGTTGCATTGGGAGACATCGTGGAAAAAATGACCAATGGTGCTTCTGTTCAGCAGTTTGAGGAAAAAAATGGTTACCCAATATCCAGGATTGAAACTATATGGAATCAAACGATAGATTTAGACCGAGTAAAATATATCAAAGAAAATGATCCTGCATTTGTAGAAAAATATGCGATTCGGGAAAATGATATTTTATTTAGTCATATTAATAGCGACCCCCATTTGGGTAAAACTGCTATTTTTAAATTAAAGAATTTCACTTTAATCCACGGTATAAATCTTCTTTTAATTAGAGCGTCACAAAAAGTGTATGCTGACTATCTCAATTATCAGCTAATTTATTTGAGACGAACAGGGATATTTGCGCGAATTGCACAAAAATCTGTAAATCAATCCTCTATAAACCAAGCTAAATTAAAGAAACTTGAAATTATTCTTCCACCATTAAACGAACAGTATCGGATAGTAGAAAAAATAGAAGAATTATTTAGCGAACTGGATAAGGGAATTGAAAATTTAAAAGCTGCACAGAAACAACTTAAAGTTTATAGGCAGGCTGTTTTGAAATGGGCTTTTGAAGGTAAGTTGACAGATGGTAATGTAAAAGACGGGGAACTGCCGGAAGGATGGCAGTTAAAACGAATTGCCGATATGGCAGATGTTAATCCAAAGATACCCAATAAAGGATCGATACCTGATTCAATGGATGTTCAATTTCTACCAATGAAATTAGTAGAAGAGGTAAGTGGCAAAATAAATTTGACTGAGTTGAGGCTATATGGCGAAGTGAAAAAAGGATATACGCCTTTTATAAATGACGATGTAATTTTTGCAAAAGTCACGCCCTGTATGGAAAATGGTAAGATAGCCGTAGTAGATAAATTAAGAAATGGTATTGGATTTGGTTCGTCAGAATTTCATGTTATTCGCTCTAAAGGAGAGGTAAAAAGTCAATATCTCTTTAATTTTCTTGTTCAAGAAAGATTTAGGAGCGAAGCGGAGAATTCAATGACGGGTGCAGTTGGACTGAGGCGTGTTCCTAAACAATTTATCGAAAATTATTTACTCCCAGTACCGCCTGATAATGTGCAGGACTTGGTTATCCAAGAAATCGAAAGCCGCCTAAGTGTCTGCGATAAAATAGAAGAAACTATAACTAATAGTCTGCAACAATCCGAGGCATTAAGACAAAGCATTTTGAAAAAAGCTTTTGAAGGTAAATTGGTAAAGGCTGAAATTAAATCGCTATATAAACCCAAAAACACCTATTTCTATCAAATGCAGTTGTTAGGTATAGTTGCGGCCGCGTCAAAAGAAAAGGGTATTAACCATGGAGAAATGACCATTGCAAAGTATGCTTATCTATTAGATAAAGTCTATCAGATACCTACTTATTACGATTATAAACGATGGCATTTAGGGCCCTACCCGCCTGAGATAAAAAAAGCCATTAACAATGCTAAGTTTTTCACAAAAAAAAACAATGCGATTGAAGTTAAAGACATAGATACTTTAACTAAATATACTTATCCTTATAGCGATAAATTAAAGGATGCTGTTGATGACCTATCAGATATTTTTGCAAGATATACAGGTAATGAAAGACCGCATCAAATTGAGTTATTAGCAACTGTGTGTAAAGTAATAGAAGATATACAATCTACTGATTTGAAGACTATCAGAGCATCAATGACTGAATGGAAGATCGATTTGGCGACTACTCGCTTTAAAAATAAGGCAGAAAAATTTAGTGAGGAAGAAACCGAAAAATGTTTGAAACTGATTAATAATAAAGGCTGGCATTTAAAGCTCTTAAGAAATGAATAA
- a CDS encoding DUF262 domain-containing protein, whose protein sequence is MELKQLPHFFNNKVYTIPDYQRGYSWAPKHVNDLLTDISNAILLDKPHYVGTISLHPQKDKVKVGVNNFINYHVVDGQQRFTTLILILSYILGQLSNREETKEDAEEKVKSYLRNRDSYIFRYEIDKVSDDYFRSVILELERKTTLDENLYTRNLLNAKNTVRDFFKSNNSTETLLIYLNAIEEKLVFNEFLLSDGTEIGVVFETMNNRGIDLTNLEIVKNRLLYLISKVPNTDDTESELLELSALINKKWSHILKNLTLPNKVLDENTFLSNHWIIYKGWTKDNTTRKDILERHFTINEMIKHPDKMAKEIRKYITSLSESSLAWRHLNYPEESGAFSQIKDIEIRNDVSYTLGKLNRLSNSTVRPLILAFYPLLEHNPAYVLQLIKLAEIFSFRLFSMNKKRSDTGKNDIYRQCHNFHINVTNEKYQKYALFFLAWYIEIHGDWKRFELEKDDLFNSHRKLGFYSWSGLSYFLYEYEESLRKGQSLKVEYNFANQTTKSIEHVLPQTPTKPYWVNVLKGLSSVEKKQLTHCLGNLLLISSEKNNQLKNSEYPLKKEHYKVGSYSENNLAKHNIDWSKDEINKRNDTLLKFIKKRWRFDDNFWKLYPNPFNEDGITDETEEDLEILAEDGLID, encoded by the coding sequence ATGGAATTAAAACAGTTACCACATTTTTTTAATAATAAGGTGTACACTATCCCAGATTATCAACGGGGTTATAGTTGGGCACCAAAGCATGTTAACGATCTTTTGACTGATATTTCAAATGCTATTTTACTTGATAAGCCCCATTATGTAGGTACAATATCCCTACACCCACAAAAAGATAAGGTAAAAGTCGGTGTAAATAACTTCATAAATTATCATGTTGTCGATGGACAGCAGAGATTTACTACGCTAATATTAATTCTGTCATATATTTTAGGTCAATTATCTAATAGGGAAGAGACGAAAGAGGATGCTGAAGAAAAGGTAAAAAGTTATCTTAGAAATAGAGATAGTTATATTTTTAGATACGAAATTGACAAAGTGAGTGACGATTATTTCAGATCAGTAATTCTTGAATTGGAAAGAAAAACAACACTTGATGAAAACCTTTATACCAGGAACCTTTTAAATGCCAAAAATACAGTCAGAGATTTTTTTAAAAGCAATAACTCTACAGAGACTTTATTAATTTATTTAAATGCAATTGAAGAAAAGTTGGTTTTTAACGAATTTCTTTTATCAGATGGAACAGAAATTGGGGTCGTTTTTGAAACTATGAATAATAGAGGAATCGACCTGACCAACCTGGAAATTGTAAAAAACCGACTATTGTATCTAATTTCAAAAGTTCCTAATACAGATGACACAGAATCAGAGCTGTTAGAGTTGAGTGCACTTATTAATAAAAAATGGAGTCATATTTTAAAAAATCTAACATTGCCAAATAAGGTATTAGATGAAAATACTTTTTTAAGCAATCACTGGATAATATATAAGGGTTGGACTAAAGACAACACTACAAGAAAGGATATTTTAGAGCGCCACTTTACCATAAATGAGATGATTAAGCATCCTGATAAAATGGCAAAAGAAATAAGAAAATACATAACGTCCCTTTCGGAAAGCTCCCTCGCTTGGCGACATTTGAACTATCCTGAAGAAAGTGGTGCTTTTTCCCAGATTAAAGATATAGAAATACGGAACGATGTTTCATACACATTGGGTAAATTGAATCGTCTAAGCAATAGCACAGTTAGACCTTTAATCTTGGCTTTTTACCCTTTGTTGGAGCATAATCCTGCTTATGTTTTACAATTGATCAAACTTGCCGAAATATTTTCATTTAGGCTTTTTTCAATGAATAAAAAGCGGTCCGATACTGGGAAAAACGATATTTATCGTCAGTGCCACAATTTCCATATAAACGTTACGAATGAAAAATATCAAAAGTATGCCTTATTCTTTTTGGCTTGGTACATTGAAATACATGGCGATTGGAAACGATTTGAATTAGAGAAAGATGATTTGTTTAATTCTCATAGAAAGCTCGGATTTTATAGTTGGTCGGGGCTTTCTTACTTCCTATATGAATATGAAGAAAGTTTAAGAAAGGGACAGTCCTTGAAGGTGGAGTACAATTTCGCCAATCAAACCACTAAGAGTATTGAACATGTCTTGCCCCAAACACCCACCAAACCTTATTGGGTAAATGTATTGAAAGGTCTTTCATCAGTAGAAAAGAAGCAATTAACACATTGCTTGGGTAACTTGCTTTTAATATCTTCTGAAAAAAACAATCAATTAAAGAACAGTGAGTACCCGTTAAAAAAGGAACATTATAAAGTTGGATCTTACAGTGAAAATAATTTAGCTAAGCACAATATTGATTGGAGTAAAGATGAAATCAATAAACGAAATGATACATTGTTAAAATTTATTAAGAAACGCTGGCGCTTCGACGACAATTTTTGGAAATTATATCCTAATCCTTTTAATGAAGATGGTATTACAGATGAAACAGAAGAAGATTTAGAAATATTAGCGGAAGACGGATTAATTGATTAA
- a CDS encoding class I SAM-dependent DNA methyltransferase, producing MTSSAIISKVWSFCNTLRDDGMSYQDYLEQLTFLLFLKMADEYSKPPYKRPLPIPKEYQWDSLTSKRGAELELHYSILLRELGQLKGVLGQIFTKSQNKIQDPAKLFKLIDMIHRENWVMMDTDVKGDIYEGLLEKNAEDTKSGAGQYFTPRALISAMVACIRPEPNKTIADPACGTGGFFLAAYDFIANEKNYKLDKEQKQFLKYSTFYGNEIVAGTRRMALMNLFLHNIGDIDSDNNISPADALIAQSSITYDYVLANPPFGKKSSQTFTNEEGEQEKEDLTYNRQDFFATTSNKQLNFVQHIRTMLKTTGMAAVVLPDNVLFEGGAGELVRKKILETTDLHTILRLPTGIFYANGVKANVVFFDAKPSAKDPWTKEIWYYDYRTNVHHTLKKNPLKLDDLQDFINCYQPGNRHTRKETFNAETNPEGRWRKFGYDEIVSRDKTSLDITWLKDKSLADLDNLPDPDVLANDILENLEAGLENFRSIIKQLQ from the coding sequence ATGACATCATCGGCAATAATATCCAAAGTTTGGTCTTTCTGTAACACATTACGTGATGACGGAATGAGTTATCAGGATTATTTGGAACAGTTAACCTTTTTACTATTCTTAAAAATGGCTGATGAGTATAGTAAGCCGCCTTATAAACGGCCACTACCTATACCTAAAGAGTATCAGTGGGATAGCTTAACGTCAAAACGAGGGGCAGAACTTGAACTACATTATTCTATTTTATTACGTGAGTTAGGGCAACTAAAAGGTGTATTAGGGCAAATATTCACCAAGAGCCAGAACAAGATACAAGATCCAGCAAAACTGTTTAAGCTCATAGACATGATCCATCGCGAAAATTGGGTGATGATGGACACTGATGTTAAAGGTGATATATATGAAGGATTGCTGGAGAAGAACGCTGAAGACACTAAAAGTGGTGCCGGGCAGTACTTTACACCTCGCGCATTAATAAGCGCGATGGTGGCGTGTATTCGCCCCGAACCAAATAAAACCATTGCCGATCCAGCGTGTGGCACTGGAGGATTTTTTTTAGCGGCATACGACTTTATTGCCAATGAAAAAAACTATAAGCTCGATAAAGAACAGAAGCAGTTTCTTAAGTATAGTACCTTTTACGGGAACGAGATTGTAGCAGGGACCCGGCGCATGGCTCTCATGAACTTGTTTTTACACAACATTGGTGATATTGATAGCGATAATAACATTTCACCAGCGGATGCCTTGATAGCGCAGAGTAGTATTACTTACGACTATGTTTTGGCTAATCCGCCATTCGGAAAAAAGAGCAGTCAAACATTTACTAATGAAGAAGGTGAACAGGAGAAAGAGGACTTAACTTATAACCGTCAGGATTTCTTTGCTACCACCAGTAACAAACAGCTAAATTTTGTTCAACATATACGTACTATGCTCAAAACAACCGGGATGGCAGCGGTAGTGTTGCCTGATAACGTTTTGTTTGAAGGTGGTGCAGGTGAATTAGTGCGCAAGAAGATATTAGAAACTACAGATTTACATACTATCCTGCGTTTGCCTACAGGTATATTTTACGCAAATGGAGTAAAGGCAAATGTGGTTTTCTTTGATGCCAAACCATCCGCAAAAGATCCGTGGACAAAAGAGATATGGTATTATGACTATCGTACTAATGTACACCATACGCTTAAAAAGAACCCGCTTAAGCTTGATGATTTACAAGATTTTATAAATTGCTATCAACCGGGCAATCGACACACTCGGAAAGAAACATTTAATGCCGAAACCAATCCCGAAGGACGTTGGAGAAAATTTGGCTACGACGAGATTGTAAGCAGGGATAAAACAAGTTTAGATATAACATGGCTTAAAGATAAATCTTTAGCCGATCTGGATAACTTACCCGACCCTGATGTATTGGCCAATGATATTCTGGAAAATCTTGAAGCAGGGTTAGAAAATTTCAGATCAATTATAAAACAATTGCAGTAG
- a CDS encoding toll/interleukin-1 receptor domain-containing protein — protein sequence MSKAFISYSHIDERILERLHVHMAVLKRAGKIVSWFDKEILAGGNLDASISSALSNSDIFLAIVSPDYLNSQYCYEKEFQEALKMQDRGEIIIVPIIAQPCDWKSSPFGKMKAAPKDGKPISEWTNENVAYLNVIDELRRLIDAKQFPGKSLNVTKVPVQVPSKNYKVKRDFTEVDRLNFKDESFETIRKYFKDSLEEINGVEQIQARFVDDDKKSFTCLISNRAKADSKGYITVLTSASSAFGRSDLSYSLAEKPASNVIQLDKLFSIEQSDYELFWSFRSMYGSQTNEVLSAKKIAEKLWMEFIEQVGISY from the coding sequence ATGTCTAAAGCCTTTATTTCATATAGTCATATTGATGAAAGAATACTTGAACGCTTACATGTGCACATGGCTGTACTAAAACGGGCTGGCAAGATTGTTTCATGGTTTGACAAAGAAATTTTAGCTGGTGGTAATCTTGATGCGAGTATCAGCAGCGCATTAAGTAATTCAGATATATTTTTAGCGATTGTAAGTCCTGATTACCTGAACTCTCAGTATTGCTATGAAAAGGAGTTTCAAGAGGCATTAAAAATGCAGGATCGTGGTGAAATAATAATCGTTCCCATTATTGCACAACCGTGCGATTGGAAATCTTCTCCATTTGGAAAGATGAAGGCGGCACCCAAAGATGGTAAGCCTATAAGTGAATGGACTAATGAAAATGTCGCATACCTAAACGTTATTGATGAATTGAGGCGATTAATAGATGCTAAACAATTCCCAGGCAAATCTTTGAATGTTACCAAAGTGCCTGTTCAAGTACCTTCAAAAAATTATAAAGTAAAACGTGATTTTACCGAAGTTGACCGGTTGAATTTTAAAGATGAATCATTTGAGACAATAAGGAAGTACTTTAAAGATTCATTAGAAGAAATAAACGGAGTTGAGCAAATTCAAGCTCGTTTTGTTGACGATGACAAAAAATCGTTTACTTGCCTTATATCAAACCGGGCGAAAGCAGATAGTAAAGGCTATATAACTGTTTTGACTTCAGCCAGTAGTGCTTTTGGCAGATCAGACCTTTCATATTCGTTAGCTGAAAAACCGGCCTCTAATGTCATTCAGTTAGATAAACTTTTTAGCATCGAACAAAGTGACTATGAACTTTTTTGGTCATTCAGAAGTATGTATGGTTCCCAAACAAATGAAGTCTTAAGTGCAAAAAAAATAGCAGAAAAACTATGGATGGAATTTATTGAACAAGTAGGAATTAGTTATTAA
- a CDS encoding helix-turn-helix domain-containing protein, which produces MKFDEISRDPEENFGERLKKLRLKNGLTQMQLAASLDMSNVQITRYEKNITKPTITIIKKLSKALAVRYEDLAGDMFDIADPTEEIENVVERLQRLPIQDKKAVLEVLSNYVQQKEIKMISSI; this is translated from the coding sequence ATGAAATTTGATGAAATTTCAAGGGATCCGGAAGAAAATTTCGGAGAGCGTCTTAAAAAACTAAGGCTTAAAAATGGCCTGACTCAGATGCAGTTAGCAGCATCATTAGATATGTCCAATGTGCAAATTACACGATACGAAAAGAACATCACTAAACCTACGATAACCATTATCAAAAAGCTAAGCAAAGCACTTGCCGTAAGATATGAAGACCTTGCAGGTGACATGTTTGACATTGCCGATCCGACGGAAGAAATAGAGAATGTAGTGGAGCGTCTACAGCGATTACCGATACAAGATAAAAAAGCAGTGCTGGAAGTTTTAAGCAATTATGTACAACAAAAGGAAATCAAAATGATCAGTTCGATATAG
- a CDS encoding integrase catalytic domain-containing protein: protein MNDKKNIKNPGILICAGIFYIKVSDLHSFFSLPQNVVKSVVTEGLTDRLVFIDQQHWVNYDHLPLHIREMRSFPTKTDLYNFYRQNGGKAAFQEYVISMIKEELVTIADQSHIHSLLFVKRTNGTGNFPTLKACRTYSLFVKLKEHTMLSMTIKFLLYLAIADEEFLFVTRSQSAFHSKFYKFLKIGIDTFIHKNCLNDNARKANKKDRDFLLACYENGQNLSFNEIVRRLNAKKIARGEEQLLSRSTVRRLLLNDPLYGVATLAREGSEGIAKTIAHADRQPARFAGDLYQIDGTRFNVLYQDDSGKVSFLCMVVALDVYSKKVVGYSLSATESFANYMASIRMSVKNTKFLPADILTDNFSSSNNVKYKEYVQTLMSLGTSVSKHKPGNPQAKGSVENWFHIFGDMYLKSVKGYLGDGIKCRKKGGKPNSDMIAEARKRKNIRTEAELAAVFSEAIIKYNSTYVFKKSTPNTLFAECFAQNVIPLDDDLLPVVMQERGTRTIQFNCIDIFKEGIKYQYMIYDKSFFFKYLRKKVVIHYEKYNHDEILVYEMGGLQIILRLKLHKKIVEAAVNRSPQDNIELYEYAERQKKWEWDLTEEVKAFKKLINHVPIEAAHYKIDAKEVIETAEDALIQKEIDALNVSRPKQRPKKEIAVSRHKTVKVKSISKRASKLMMEVRESSEELVISFNDMFRVEGSIKLLD, encoded by the coding sequence ATGAATGACAAAAAAAACATTAAAAATCCAGGAATTCTTATTTGCGCTGGCATTTTTTATATCAAGGTTAGTGATCTTCATTCCTTCTTCTCCCTTCCCCAAAACGTAGTTAAATCGGTTGTTACTGAAGGATTAACTGACCGATTAGTATTTATCGATCAACAACATTGGGTAAATTATGATCACCTTCCTTTACATATAAGGGAAATGCGCAGTTTTCCAACCAAGACAGACTTATATAATTTTTACAGGCAGAACGGTGGAAAGGCCGCATTTCAGGAATATGTAATAAGTATGATCAAGGAGGAGTTAGTAACAATCGCAGATCAATCGCATATACACTCGCTTCTTTTTGTTAAGAGAACAAACGGAACCGGAAATTTCCCAACGTTAAAAGCCTGTCGAACTTACTCTTTATTTGTGAAATTAAAGGAGCATACTATGCTGTCGATGACAATTAAGTTCCTACTTTATCTGGCAATAGCTGATGAAGAGTTTTTGTTTGTGACCCGTTCGCAAAGTGCGTTTCATAGCAAATTTTATAAATTTTTAAAAATCGGAATTGATACGTTTATTCATAAAAACTGTCTGAATGATAACGCACGAAAAGCTAACAAGAAAGATAGGGATTTTTTATTGGCCTGCTATGAAAATGGCCAGAACTTAAGCTTTAACGAGATCGTAAGAAGGTTAAATGCGAAAAAGATAGCCAGGGGGGAAGAACAACTGTTATCCAGATCAACTGTGAGACGTTTATTGTTGAATGACCCTCTTTACGGCGTTGCCACACTCGCTCGCGAAGGTTCTGAGGGTATTGCAAAAACAATTGCTCATGCCGATAGGCAGCCCGCTCGCTTTGCCGGCGATCTCTACCAGATTGACGGTACCAGATTTAATGTGTTGTATCAAGATGACTCAGGAAAAGTAAGCTTTTTGTGTATGGTGGTTGCCCTTGATGTGTACTCTAAAAAAGTGGTTGGCTATTCACTGAGTGCAACCGAATCATTTGCCAATTACATGGCAAGTATAAGGATGAGCGTTAAAAATACAAAATTCCTTCCTGCAGATATATTAACTGATAATTTTTCATCGAGTAATAATGTCAAGTATAAAGAATACGTGCAAACGCTCATGTCATTGGGCACATCAGTTTCTAAACACAAACCTGGAAACCCTCAGGCTAAAGGTAGCGTAGAAAACTGGTTCCACATTTTTGGTGATATGTATCTGAAAAGTGTAAAGGGGTATTTAGGCGATGGGATTAAATGCCGGAAAAAGGGTGGAAAGCCAAATAGTGATATGATTGCCGAAGCACGGAAGAGGAAGAATATCCGAACCGAAGCGGAGCTCGCTGCTGTTTTTTCAGAGGCCATTATCAAATATAATTCTACTTATGTATTTAAAAAATCAACGCCTAACACCCTGTTTGCTGAGTGCTTTGCGCAGAATGTGATTCCTTTGGACGATGATCTTTTACCTGTTGTAATGCAAGAAAGGGGTACGCGGACGATCCAGTTCAATTGTATTGATATATTTAAAGAGGGCATTAAATATCAATATATGATCTACGACAAAAGCTTTTTCTTTAAGTACTTAAGAAAAAAGGTAGTCATCCATTACGAAAAGTATAACCACGATGAAATTCTTGTGTATGAAATGGGTGGGTTGCAAATTATTTTACGACTGAAACTGCATAAAAAAATCGTGGAGGCAGCCGTCAACCGGAGCCCCCAGGATAACATAGAATTGTATGAGTATGCGGAAAGACAGAAAAAATGGGAATGGGATCTCACTGAAGAGGTTAAGGCCTTTAAAAAACTAATAAACCATGTCCCTATAGAGGCAGCCCATTACAAGATTGATGCAAAAGAAGTAATTGAAACTGCTGAAGATGCACTGATACAAAAAGAGATCGATGCATTAAACGTCAGCAGACCCAAACAACGTCCGAAAAAAGAAATAGCTGTTTCTCGCCACAAAACGGTGAAGGTAAAATCAATATCCAAGAGGGCATCAAAATTGATGATGGAAGTGAGAGAATCCTCGGAAGAGCTTGTGATTTCCTTTAATGATATGTTCAGGGTTGAAGGGTCCATTAAACTTTTGGATTAA
- a CDS encoding ATP-binding protein, producing MKYNFDPNDFDMEKIIKIKDELHLETSTFLTITNACEDALAYSSMIGILGDTGNGKTNALKYFSRNRSNVYYVRGLKSMTAKSFFLHIMEVLGIRNRYTDANLYNLIRSIGYYLNSFESNVLLVLDEAGRLSDSILMHCHDLRNETNENVGIIFASPHYLKLSLEKLIKANVRGIPELYGRFELWIEVEAPLVDEQAQYCIHRGIKNRALIEALVFENQSFRSLVSKVRNFGKKAIRYKKRSQDVPEG from the coding sequence ATGAAATACAATTTTGACCCGAATGATTTTGATATGGAAAAGATTATCAAGATCAAAGATGAACTGCATTTAGAAACTTCAACTTTTTTGACTATAACAAATGCCTGCGAAGATGCTTTGGCTTATTCAAGCATGATCGGTATATTGGGGGATACCGGTAATGGCAAAACCAATGCATTAAAATATTTTAGTCGTAACCGTTCAAACGTCTATTATGTAAGGGGGCTTAAAAGTATGACAGCTAAAAGTTTCTTTCTCCATATTATGGAAGTGCTGGGAATCCGAAACCGATACACGGATGCCAATCTTTACAATTTGATCAGGAGTATCGGCTATTATCTTAATTCCTTTGAATCTAACGTGCTTCTCGTTTTAGATGAAGCAGGACGTTTGAGCGATAGCATACTGATGCATTGCCACGATCTGCGCAACGAAACAAACGAAAACGTAGGAATTATTTTTGCTTCCCCTCATTATTTAAAGCTTTCTCTTGAAAAACTGATTAAAGCAAACGTTAGGGGGATACCAGAACTTTATGGACGGTTTGAACTTTGGATCGAGGTTGAAGCCCCCCTGGTTGATGAGCAGGCACAGTATTGCATCCATCGCGGCATAAAAAATCGGGCGTTAATAGAGGCTCTTGTATTTGAAAATCAAAGTTTCAGGAGCTTGGTTAGCAAGGTTAGGAACTTTGGGAAAAAAGCGATCAGATATAAAAAACGAAGTCAGGATGTCCCGGAAGGATAG
- a CDS encoding division/cell wall cluster transcriptional repressor MraZ, producing MSFLTGEFECKLDPKFRMMIPAGLKKKLPELESEGLVINRGFEKYLVIYTKKEWDKRLEELSKLNEYEEDNIAFIRYFTRGATELMPDAAGRVLLPKFLLEYAGIKGDVVLACQLNKIEVWDAEAHRKLMDDEPKSFGALAKKVMGNKSKEQE from the coding sequence ATGTCGTTTTTAACCGGTGAATTTGAGTGTAAGCTTGATCCTAAATTTAGGATGATGATACCGGCTGGCCTTAAAAAAAAGCTTCCTGAACTGGAATCTGAAGGCTTGGTGATCAATCGCGGGTTTGAAAAATACCTTGTCATATACACTAAAAAGGAATGGGATAAACGACTTGAAGAACTGAGCAAACTTAATGAATACGAAGAGGATAATATAGCCTTTATACGATATTTTACCCGTGGCGCCACCGAGCTTATGCCTGATGCTGCCGGCAGGGTATTATTACCAAAGTTCCTCTTGGAATATGCGGGTATCAAAGGCGATGTGGTGTTGGCTTGCCAGTTAAATAAAATTGAGGTTTGGGATGCTGAAGCTCACCGTAAGCTGATGGATGATGAGCCGAAAAGCTTTGGTGCATTGGCAAAAAAGGTGATGGGTAATAAAAGTAAGGAGCAGGAATGA